The Glycine soja cultivar W05 chromosome 3, ASM419377v2, whole genome shotgun sequence genome window below encodes:
- the LOC114404971 gene encoding uncharacterized protein LOC114404971 has translation MKNKKNGPQHRGKSYLNPPKQYGNRPNNQKTITMGFAGGSGIKPNTFPTHIICYKCRKPGHISLNCPDKDMICFNCGQKGHTQRDCSQLKKEQNGGGPNGQTGHPKATGRVFSLNGAEALKSKDLIQEKLKLSVSSLHKDLVVETPTSGFVGSKDMMFTSVNQVVTSLKEDAQVYMILSNLAIETKASMGDLLVVREFPEVFPKDISGLPPERERDRVFHRSGTWCWTHIHSPL, from the exons atgaagaacaaaaagaatggaCCTCAACATCGGGGAAAGTCGTACTTGAACCCTCCTAAGCAATATGGTAACCGCCCCAACAATCAGAAGACTATTACCATGGGATTTGCGGGTGGTAGTGGTATCAAACCCAATACTTTCCCCACTCACATCATTTGTTACAAATGTAGGAAGCCAGGGCACATCTCCTTAAATTGTCCAGATAAAGATATGATCTGTTTTAATTGTGGACAAAAGGGACACACTCAAAGAGATTGTTCACAACTCAAGAAAGAGCAAAATGGTGGAGGCCCGAATGGTCAAACTGGACATCCAAAGGCCACGGGAAGAGTCTTTTCCCTTAATGGTGCTGAAGCTTTGAAATCCAAAGATCTAATCCAAG AGAAACTTAAGCTTTCTGTGTCTTCTTTACATAAAGATCTAGTGGTAGAAACCCCTACTAGTGGTTTTGT AGGGAGTAAGGATATGATGTTTACCTCTGTCAACCAAGTTGTgacatctttaaaagaagatgcTCAAGTGTACATGATCTTGTCTAACCTAGCGATAGAGACAAAGGCTTCCATGGGTGACCTCCTTGTTGTTAGAGAGTTTCCTGAAGTATTTCCTAAGGATATATCTGGTCTGCCacccgagagagagagagatagagttttcCATAGATCTGGTACCTGGTGctggacccatatccatagccccttatag